The genomic interval GTGCGGTGAACAGGTGATAAGCATGTTCAATGAAGAAAGCCAAAAGGTAAGGTAACACGAGTGATGTCAAGCTGGACGATGATACGACACGTTCTCAGGGATTTAGAGTGAACCGATTCAATTTATATAGAAAACTTAATGTACAGCAATGGACAagctcagagcagttctgggtGGTCGTGATGGAAACAATGACAACAGAAATATAATGCAGGTAAAATTACTATGTTTGTGCTCTGCTAGTAGCTcttaattaaggtttttaaaatattgaaataaaaatataaataataatatgacgCTAATTTGTGCACGTGTTGACtaaacaacttaacattttgaaactttttattttgggaGAAAAACACATGTTAATGACAGTCGTCTGTTCATTGTATATAGGCGGCGAATGAGGCGTCCACACTGGGATGGGGAACGCGAGTGAAAGGATTTCTCGTCTGTATGGTCATCGGAGTAGTTTGCACTATCCTGGTCAGTGACTCTTAGActttaaataagttaattttGTTTATCATTAGACTTTTATACATTGGTAACTTCCTGACTGTTGAGAAGGGTTAGGCGATGAGTTGGAGGAATGTGTTTAGAAGCAGAGCTGTGTCACCGGTTTGACCTGCTCTCAGGAATGAGATGGATTCACAATGCAAAATGGCATTTCAAGTATCTTTATTGAGAAGTGTATTATTTGGTCTAACTTTGTAACTTACTGTTAACCaagttatgttatattaataacTATCATTTTTCTCTCAGGGAGTATGTTGCCTGTTTATTCCTAAAATAGGGGTGATTCTCTTCATTGTGTTTTACACATTCGGCAACGTATGTTCCTTAATAAGGTAAGTCATAAAACTTGCAGCTTAAATGTGCttactatttattattgcattttgatgACTTCACTGTTTAATTTGATCCACGCCCAGCACCATGTTTCTGATGGGGCCAGTGAAACAGCTGAAACGGATGTGTGACAAGACCAGAGCCTTTGCTACAGTTGTTATGATAGTAAGTTATTCCTttacacaccacacactaaTTTTCTcatataaaaccaaaaaatgagGATCTGCCTGAAATTGTTCATAATAATGTCaccaatattaataattttcataatcCAATCAATTTCTTATTGTTAAAATGAAGTCCTGCTATGCGTTCTGTATCCATGAATTGTCATGTTTTATTTGGAgcagaagtctcttctgctcaccaagcctgcatttatttgacccaaagtacagcaaaaacagctgcaaaatttggaaatatttttactatttataataactgttttctatttaaatatatataaataaatatatatatatatatacctgtGATTTAAgagattttcagcatcattactgcagtcttcagtgtcacatgatccttcagaaattattctaatatgctgatttgtgttcaagaaatattattaattattaccactatttaaaacaattaaatattttatttttaatttttgtgggGAAAgattagaaatgaatactttttttttttttttttgcaaggatgctttaaattgatcaaaagtgattatcaatgttcatcaaaaatattctatttctgataaatgttgttcttctgaactttctattcatcaaagaaactttaagaaatctactctgctgttttcaacatgatgataataatagttttctgagcagcatatcagaatataagaatgatttctgaaggagtaatgatgctaaaagttcagctttgaaatcacacaaatagattaaattttaaaatatattaaaatgattgtaaatagtaaaaaatatttcaaaattttacattttttgctgtaatttggatcaaataaacgcaggcttggtgtgcagaagagacttaaaaaaacattaaaatcttatgACTGGTAGTATACTTATCATTTTGGAATTAAAATTTGTgttgtatttaaatgaataacttTTCAATTTCTCTGAGAATTAGTCCATTCCAAAAATCCACCAAATTGGATCCACCAACCAGTGGATAAAAAAAGTTCAGCCTTTAGAAATCTGCCAGTTACAGCAAATACAGATTCTGATTATAGATACAGTATTTCTGACCAGCTTAGCAGTCAGTACTGAGagttcaatttttatttttatttatttttttttttggtctacaGACATGTATGGTTCTCACACTATGCGCAGCTTTTTGGGTGAGTTCTAGTCTATCCTTACTGTATATTTCAAACTAAGTCTGAATCAGATGATACAATATTATTTGACACTTTTTTAACACTGATCTCTGTGCCACAGTGGAAGATCTTCGCACTCACTTTACTGTTTGTCATTCTGCAAGTCCTTGCATTTGCGTGGTAAGTTTCCATTGATGCaatgtagtaaatatattttaagcttGTAGCTCAGCATCCAGTTTAATATTgtactgaaatacattttatcaatTGAATTTTTCTTCTCTTTAGGTATAGCTTGTCATACATTCCCTTTGCAAGGTTGGTTATAttttgtgatttcaaaatattaaattgcaCAGCATTAGATATTAACAGATTGAtgactgtgtgtttttatattattcagttataaatgaaatatttagcaATCATTTATTCTGGTAAATGACAGTGGTAATCAAGCACAGGCTTGTTTTAATTATAGACCTGGCTGGTTTAAAATATAGAGTCtcctagattttttttaataggtcTTCACATTCTCTTTGCCTTAACCAGAGATGCCGTCCTCAAGTTTTTCTCCATGCTGTGCACCATGTGTGTGAAATGAAGAGCTGAGGCCTTTCATCACTCCAGGGACTTTCTGCTCAAGTATTCTGTGATTTTAGGATGCACAAATGAACATTGACAGAATGGCACAATGGGACATTGCTGTAATGGGTAGTTGGACATTTTGTTAAATCTGAATGTAAAGAATAAGTCTGCCTTCCACTGaaggtgttttattttaaatatgttgtaaAACAGAAAAGGTTATTAGACAGGACTTCTCTAAAATGGAtatttataaaatcaaatattttgggGGTGGCTTTTGAAAGTGGCACTTTTAGTTTTCTCTAAGTTTGTCTTAATGTGTGATAACATCATGTAAATAAAGACTAGTTTAATCAACTTGTTCTTTGgtgtaaataaattgtttcaTAATTGTGACACTGTCACAGATGATTTGtctgaattttgtgaattaaagACCTGCAGTACACCTACGTGGCCTTgattatattttgtgtgtgcgtgtttgtgtgtgtactggTACTCAgtacgttatggggaccaaatgtccccacaagcaTAAGAATggcagtaaattttgaccttgtgaggacatttttaggtccccatgagaAGACAAGCTTATGATTCATACATAATGCAGTGTtttgaaaaatctgaaatagCAGAACGTTTAATGTGAGGGTTatggtaaggggatagaaaatacagtttgtacagtggGAAACTATTACGCCTGTTCGCTTGT from Labeo rohita strain BAU-BD-2019 chromosome 6, IGBB_LRoh.1.0, whole genome shotgun sequence carries:
- the sft2d2a gene encoding SFT2 domain containing 2a; this encodes MDKLRAVLGGRDGNNDNRNIMQAANEASTLGWGTRVKGFLVCMVIGVVCTILGVCCLFIPKIGVILFIVFYTFGNVCSLISTMFLMGPVKQLKRMCDKTRAFATVVMITCMVLTLCAAFWWKIFALTLLFVILQVLAFAWYSLSYIPFARDAVLKFFSMLCTMCVK